CAAATGTGTcaacatttaaaagagaaatgaaaaGGTTTCCAGCAGTATAATatttattgccaagaagcattgttaaaacaaaaatataatctaccaAACATAAATTTCCGTACGTTTTGCCCTGTGTTGAATTAAAATGGTACTGTAAATATCATGTAACAGAGGAAAAACGCTTGAAAACATTGAGGGGAAAAAATGTGGGTGAGCGCATGCGCACAACCAGGAAACCGGATGAAGGCTAGTTGGAGAAGTAGCTAGCTGTTACTTTAGCAAACACACAAGCTAACGGCTGCAGCTAACTAACTTATTATATTCTCTATACAAAGGAAAAATCAGTGTATCTGTTGTTTTTCATGTCTGTAGTGTTTCATAGCCGGGTTACTGAAGTTAACTACGTTTGTTTTGTTGTGTGTAAAGCCAGACCGCAGGATAGAGAGATAGTTAACGCTAATTAGCTTAGCTGTCGTCAGGTTAGCTTCCTGACCGCAGCTCGGGGGTGGAAGTTAACGGGAAGGCCTGACCTGCCTGCGAGAGATAAAGTTAGAAATACGGTTAAAATAATCGTTTATGTTCCTGTAAATGATGGAGGTTTGAGCTCTGCTCTCTGTTCTGACCTGCTGTGTAATTTTGGTGCGCGGTTTCTAGCTAATTTGGGCTGCTGTGGAGGAGTTTAAACGCCGCGATGTCGGGCGCGGAGGAGTCCCCGGGCTCAGCGGTGCTGGTGGCGGAGCTCTCGCTGTCGTTCCGGGACGAGCTGGCGGCCAGCATTCAGAGCGCGCTCGGCGTGGCCGTGGAGCTCGCGGTGGCGGAGGTGACTAAACTGGTGAGCCAGGCCATGAGGGACGTGCGTGACCAGATGCACGAGACCCTGCGGGACAACAAGCGGCTCGAGTCCCGCCTACTCGCCGCCGAGAGCGAGCTGCGCTCCGTGCACGGCCGCCTGGCGGAGGCGCAGCGCCAAGCCAAGGCGATGATAAGGGTCGTGGATCCGGGCTGTTCCTCCGCGAACGCCCAGGAGCGGGACGACAGCCCCGCTACCGACGTACAGGACTTGAGTCCTGAGCGGATCGCAGAGTGCCTGGCGGACCTGGACCGAAACTACGGAGCGAGAGCGTCCCGAGAAGCTGATGATGGAAGAGGGGATGGATATGAAGGGGCTTCTTCCTTCTGTGAGATAAGAGAAGATGGGAGCGTGTGCACTCAGGGTCTTAACCCAGATTTAACCGATCAGGAGTCCGCTGGGAAACAGCGGGTGGAGGCTACTAAATGTGAGCCACCAGGTGAGTGTTCTAGCTATTGTCAAAAACATAACCTGACCACTAGGCAGTATATACAGCTGAACTGGTAGCAATAtcacatttaaataactttaCGTACTCGTTctctttaccagccttaagctttatactgtataatgtatgctttatactttatactgtaCACTACTGTTCGTACAGGTTCTGTTCATACTTGTACTGCCATTGCCTCTTTAAtctcccccatcactattgcagtATTGTCTCGTCTTTTTTCTTACGTGTAACtgtctgtgtccttgttgtattaaATGTTTAGTGTCTCCGattctttaatatttataatcttattttctgtacttgctgtaacttttggGAATTCACTTTATgttctgtacatatgcagtattgacaataaaactacttgacttgaataTTGCAAACATTACAATGAGTACAAGATCATGAAACAGACAAGGCAgtagttggtgtggtgcagtggataacatcacCGCCTGCCAGTGAGATACCATgggggagactggggttcaattccaggtgtGGGTGACCATGGGGTGACTATGCTgtgtctgggtgactatgctgtgctagtgctacaccaataagagtctctgggcaagactcctaacactacattggcccacctctgtaatagggacaaccttgtaagtcgctctggaaaaGACTGTCAGCTCTTATCCATCAATATTATGCGCAGCAAGACAGAAATCAAAAGCATAGATAAGTCTCTGTTAAAACACATTGGGCGTACATGACGCTatgattataatatttaaaacaaagtaTTTTCTAGATATTTCTAGAAATGGTGCCACATGCAAAACATGGTCCACATCCACCCAACAGTGGTTCGGCCTGGTTGCAGTGTGGAAACAAATTTTTTGGATAGTTTAGACTTTTTGAGCACAGGACGTGGATGAAAATAAAAGCAAGCTTACTTGATACTTATTTTGCTTTTTCCTTTTATTCACAGATGGAGAAGACTATCACAGTTCACAAGGAAGCCCCTCACATTTCAATCAGGCATGTGTTGCACCAGTGGAGGAACCTGGAGGATCTGCAGACCTGATGGAGGGATCTGCATTGCATGAGCCTTGCATGTCAGCACCTCAGGTAGCTGTGAAGTTGGAGAAGCCTGAGCAGTGTGGTGACCCTGAGTGTGCTCCTCTCTCAGAGCAAGAAGAGTTTGGTTCAGACTGCCTCTCGCTGGCTCAGTCGAGATTATTGGACGATTGGAGGGCTGAGTTGCAGCTGCAGAATTGTCAGGCAGATCCCTACACCTCCTCTGGCAGCAACGCTCTGGGTGAGTGTGGGTGTAAagtacatacacaaacacagcttACAAAACAAAATAGCTCACCTTTGTAGAGATTGGTATACTCTATTTTACCACCTtcctgattttatattttatgttaacaCCACTTGAATACTTGCAGCCTAATTTTGCTGCAGCTTTAGTAAGTAAAGCATTCCTAGAATCAGAATTATGTTATCATTTGATGGAACAATGTTGAAGATGATATAAATTATATTgcaaatgcataaataaaatgaTCTTTACAAAGGCCAACAGTAATGCCACTCCCATTCTTGTATGCTTAGTTTTTGGGCTCCTGGCTCTTTGTATTTtcattttatgatttatttatttattgtaggaAGCTAGTACTTGCAGATGTAAGATCATATGTTGGAATTTAATCTGATATTAAGTGAAGTTAATCTATATTAAATTGCCAACAATCAGCTAGAACAattacaaataatgcaaaaaggaTAAAACTGGCACAGTATgcaaattcacaaaaaaaacattactctTTCTTGAAGGAaattctggctttttttttttttcataaccttGGTCTTGAAGGCCCACTTTAAGTTATTAATTggctgttaatgagctgattaattGGTTGACActgaaaaacactaaaaatacaagGCCGGTAGCTTCAGGACCAGTGTTTAGAAATACTAGATTTTTTCCAGTGAATAATTAGATATGTTTCCTTACACAAAGGAATTCAGACAATGGGAGAAACCTTGTTTTTACATGAGATTATTCTTTTACAAGTGGTTTGAAGAAGAGCTTGTGATCGTATACTGAGTGTATGTGCTTTATGTCTCTCATTCTTCATCAGCTGATCCTTCCATCTTCCCGGGAGAGATCCCAGATCTGGACTTTCTCACTTCTCCTGCATCCAGCCAGCCAGACCCGTTCCCTTCTCCGTCACGCTCACACAGAGAAGCCCCCTCTATTTCAAATCAGGTTCCTAATCAGCTTTTCCCTGCCCACACCTCAGGACCCATTCAGCATCTCTGCAAAGTTTGTGGCCAGTCCTTCCTAAGGCAGGTGGATCTTCGCAAGCATCGAACCATCATGCACCCGAAAACGTCGGGGGTCCATCACCGCAAGGCTCCCAAGCACAACCTGTTTCCCCCAGGACGCAGCCCCTACCACTGCTCCCAGTGTGGGCGAGATTTCAATCGCATGGAGCACCTGAAGATTCACCAGAGGATACACACTGGCGAGAGACCGTATGTGTGCACCGCCTGCAGTGCTTGCTTCCGCCACTCGTGGGCGCTGACGCGTCACTTCCGCATCCACACGGGGGAAATGCCGTACCAGTGTGGACAATGCGGGAAAACCTTCCGGAACTGCGGGGGGCTGAAGTTCCATCAAAGGTCACATGCCAGGGGACAAGTGGCCTAACAAACATTCAAGTGTGAAGGTTAGGGGGTCGGCAACCAGAATGAGGGAAGAGACACTTTGTCcagtttaaacaaacaaaaaaataaaataccagtATGGAGGCTTCAGATCTTTTATAGTcttattatattatgattttttagtcattgtatttattttgtgcatGATTTTCAAGCAGGAATATAAACCCTCTTTTGCTCTTCATGACGCTTAGGGCAAAAATTAAGTGTTAATACACAATACTTCTCATGAGGTTTATTATGACTAACATGGCTTTTCATGTTTATCAGAAGTTTTAGAATGCTCTAAGTCTAAAGGAAGGTTTAATTAGCTGCTATAAAGCATGCTTTATCTTActcattttgctcatttaaaagCATTGTATGTTGAACATGCACTGCATCCTCTCGCCATGTGGAACCATACATAGAGTGTGTCACACTcacttttttggtttgttttaatggAACAATATGGGAAAAGCTCTAATATTAGCTAAAGTAATGAACCATATAACCTTTATTCTATAAGCCTGATTATCATAAAAACGCACTTTAGATTGGCACAATTCTCAGtgtaatttaaactttttaaacccCAAGTGTTAAAGCTCGTGTTGATGCTTTTATTGACTTTGAACCCTACACTCTTAAAATGCTGCTACAATGCTATAGAAGAACCCCTGTTGGTTCCGTAATGAAGCATGTTTTGGTGCATTTTCACTGCATGGTATCTACACCTCTCGAATGATCTTTGCTTGAATTTTTAGCGCGCCATAGACCTTGCAGATCGCTAAATGTCCAGAGATTACAGAGGCATTACTCTGCGCAGTGCAAAGCAGACATCCTGCACAAATGATCCATTTCTGAAATGTCCAAGCAACAATGGCAGTCACCTTTGTTTGTGTTTTCGACTTTACGATTATTTTATGAGAAGTACAAACATTTCTTGAATTAGTGGCTGACAAGAATTTAAGGTTGAAAGaacctttatttaattttttttagcagtAAAAGTTCTTTTAACTTACATTTCCTTTTACTGTATAAACATAATTAATTTTCGGAGGTGCCATGTAGATGAAAGTTGGAAGGTAGTTCACACCTCAAACTCTTACTTAGCTCTACTCAAATTCATTTAAATGTTGAGATGCTGTGCACCGGTTGTGTGGACTGAGGTGGCCTTTGTTTCAGGACAATCAAATGCTACAACACCCTTTATGTTTGTGCAGCTATGGGACACATTCATTGGATTATTAGCAGCTACTCCTTGAATTAATTTCAGTCAACACAGTTATGATTattatctttaaaaatatatttttttatttgccatgAATTATTTTGCTAATTTTACAGTGGTGCCACAATGTATAGTAGAAGATTCACATGTTGCCGACCTCTGGTTTAGGGAGAAGATTTGTTTTAACTGGATGTGTATTTGAAATGTTTGAGGGAGACTTTTGTTCGTTTTacttaaaatgactttttatgttttatgaagtTACAATTAAGGTCAGTGTTTTAGTTCATAGCTTTTGCATAGCTGGACATTTTGCTATTTGAACTTGTTCTATTTAGAAAgaatttttcttaatgtttttcatTGCTTTCCTGATCTTAGGGGGATGACATGAACACTTGAACAAATGCTGACTAAGTTTTGGACACATCACATTGATCTTTTTCTTCTCTAACATGTCAGCCAGAAAACACTTCCGAGACATGCAGGTTTTTCCTTTATGATGATGATGTGACAAATCAGCCATCCAGGCATACTGGTGATCAGAATGCAAAAATggtactattgttttttttatattgaagtGCCTGGTGACCAAATTGTTATTCTGAACATAATGTTGCTTTCTGTCCAGTGTTTCTTTGTCTTACACCAGATTTTAATACAAATGTTCGAACTGAAACGGTTCCAGTATGTTTATCTCACAATATTTACTTGAATCTCGTATGGCAGTAATAGAAATAAAATCTCTAGCTGCCCTCTAGTGGGGTTTTTCCTGAAGTGCTCTTTACACTGTCTCTGCTTAATGACTGTACTTATCAAGCTTGACATAGAGGGGTCTGTTTTTAGATCACACTTCACTTTTCTGCTTCTTACTGATTAATTAGGTATAGTAGTTATGCTAGACTGTGATTAAAGAACTCTGCTTGAAACGTATCAGTATTCTTTTGAAGATTCTTTGTAGAATTCTGTAAAACATTTGTCATAATGAAcaggtaaaaagagtttattttggtATTTTCTAAACATGAATTGATAGAGCACCACACAATAACAGTGATTTATTTTAGCCTAATGTGTGTGCTTTACAAAGATATCTACACTGCATGTTTAATTGCTCCTTCACATGAATTTGATTATTTTCATTCTGCTTCAGTTTAGCACCCTTTGGTGATTATTCAAGGACCAGTTAGTAAGAAAAAAAACCTTATAGCCTACTTGATCTCATTATCTAATGCATATATTCTCCTCAAACTCTAGTTAGTGCCTAGACCAGAAAGAACCATGTCACAGCTTAGTCAAACTCCAAGGGCCTTTTTAAGAAAGTCCAGACTTGTGACCCAATTAAACTCTGGTGCCAGATTCAAGGCCATAGTAAAACTTCAGTGCCTTGAGGAGAAATCTCATGCCTAGTCAAACTCTGCTGACACTTTTGAGAAAGTTGGATAAAGATTGTAGAATCTCATGGCCTTTACTGCTTTAATGACAGAACCTGCTGCCTTGTTGAGAAAATCCAggctaggcctgtcatgataattgcTATCTTACTGTACATTTTGTATGATAAATCAACATGGCGTCAATCATTTTTGCCGCCCTTGTTACTGCCCttgtatttatttgtgcataTTTAAGCAGTGACGTTACTTTTGCACTGTTGTTTTCTCGTCTTCTCTCAGGAGAGGGTAGGAAGCtacatacattacatttttactgctgctgtagtcttttaaatatgataataaagtaaatatgctaaatattacaatgaaacTGATTCATGCAGTAAATCTTcaaacaatatatcgtccactaaaaaaaacagttatggtGACACGTCTAGTTCAGGTTCAGTTGTTAGTGTCACAAACTCTGGTAAATAGGTGAGAACATCCCAGCTTATGGCCCAGTCAGCTAAAATGTTAGAAATAAACCCAATGTAGTGGCAGCTCTTTCTAGCTTTCTAGCGTATAACAACCAGTCTGAGGCGACAAAAATTCCCCATACTCAAAAATCTTCATGTAACAATGTTTACTGACAAATAAGGTCAAAATACAAGTCAAATATGAATAATCCAAGGCGTACATGTCTATTAGTTGAGGTTTTAACTGGTCGATCGGTCAGAAAACTGCATCACCTCCACCCAACTGTCTAGAGAACTGGTATGAGTTATTTAACTGCAACTGAAGCACACATACTCTCCCTAGCGGTTAAACACATGCACTTCACTTCTCAAACATGGCTCCTACACCCAAATTCATAACAAAATGACCAATAACCCAGAGTAGAGGGACAGCAAAAGAAACGTGCCTTCATTTTTAATGCtctatattgccaaaaaaaagGATCCACTTGCCTGCACTCACGTGCATATGTATGAACTTCCCATTCTTAATCTGTAGCTCAACTcctgtaaaatatatttaccCACACCATAACCCCCCTCCACCAAACGTGTATCTTTTGCACATGACAGAAAGTCACGTACTGTTCTCATGAGTTGAGCTGAGTTGCTGTCCTTTCCCATCACTTCCACTTTGTTTAACAGACTGACCGTTGACCGTGGAAGAGTAAGTAGTGTAGCAATTTGACATTGTTGCACGGGTGACATCCTATCATGGAACCATGCAGAAATTTTTGTGTGCCTAGGTGCTTGGACTATACACCAATGGCCATGGATGAGATTGGAACAACTGATTTCAATGATTTGAATGGTGGAGTGAATgcttattatataatttaaaaacaacagtGATTACAGAAATCAGTATCAAATGTGTAGCTGTCTATCAGTTTTGAACTTGTCTTTTTATGGACTGATCGCTGATGTGCTGAGTCCAGCTCCTCACGTTTGGAATCTCTGTCTTGGTGCTGTTGGCTTGGAGCAGGTCAGGGACCAGTGGTCAATGTCCCCTATACACTGAGCCTTATTCTGCAGGCATATAAAACAGAATGCGTGCCTGCACTGTGTACAAGCAACATACTTGCATCCAGCCGTGTGCATCATCAGATTGTGGCACTTGGGGCAGGCACGAAATACTGGGCAGCCTTTTACTTGGCTTTTAGGGTCTGTGACTAGATCACAGGAGAGCAGTGTGGCGACAAGGTGGCAGGAGTTGTTGGTGCAGGTGGCGGTGCCTTTGCTTAAGCACGGGTAAAGGCACTGCTTACAAAGTGGATGAGCTGCTGGACACGGTGGACATTGCAGTGGTGGCGGGGAGTGTCCTGCTTTGTTCACAACAGTCTTTAATGAGGAGGAACAATGTGCATTCTGTAGAGCAGAGAGAGAAGATAAGAGCTTTGGTTAGAACTGGGTTTCATTGTTGTTGTCACCTTCCTAAACATGCACACTGTACAAAATACATGTCAGGTCGCTGCAGTCATTAGATTTCCACATTGACTATGTGAAGAGTTATGAGATCAGATACTCACCTTGAGTATGCCAGGGTCGGTATAAGTCAGATCCTGTGCTTTTGACCTGCCTGTAGAAGAATATAGTTGTTTATGTTGTACCAATTATGATGCACTAAATGATGCGTTAAATCTACTGGGACatagagtacaggccaaaagtttggacacaccttttcattcaatgcgttttctttattttcaggtcTATTGACATTGTAGATTCACACTGAAGGCATCAACACTATGAATgagtggagttttgtacttaacaaaaatgacctgacctccacagtcacctgaacccaatccagatggtttggggtgagctggaccacagagtgaaagCAAAGGggtcaacaagtgctaaacacctctgggaactccttcaagactgtgggaaaaccatttcaggtgaccacatcttgaagctcattaagagaatgccaagagtgtgcaaagcagcaatcagagcaaagggtggctattttgaagaaactagaatataaaacatgttctcagttatttcacctttttttgttaagtacataaaactccacgtgttcattcatggttttgatgcctttagtgagaatctacaaattaaataaagaaaacacattgaaaaagagaaggtgtgtccaaacttttggcctgtactgtatgcccattctttgtttcttctaaaatcaagggtgcTAAAATTGTTCattatgcttttgttggagtaactgtctcgaCTGTCCCGGAAAGGTTTCAACTGCTGAGAGgattatttgattgcattcagcaatagcaagagcattagtgaggtcaggaatACCATCTTTTCATAGAACAAACTTCCAATGTTGGGGAGTCttaatacccctctagcccatgtcTGGCATAAGACAGCCAATTGATGTTTACATGTATGTTTAATAGCTGAGCACATTCATTAGATGgtataataataacacaaatgCATATAGAGCCATATACAAGTCTTATACGCATCTTACGATTCAATTTGATTATGATATGACGTCTGCAATACGATTATTATATGATTTTTCTTCtatagaggatttttttttcattgttgcaTGGCTACATTGGTATTTTAAAGGAAAGTATCTGTAATTATCCATTTAAAAAATCACGTTTTTAATAGGCTCCTtcacattatttaaattaataaaatgattaataCACAAATATAGGATTAATGTTGTTAGGTtgatattaaaaccagctacaaggaCAAAGCAGAAACAACAAGGTGCTTTATAATACTATGACTGATCAGTGTAATGCACTTGCAGAGCTGGTTTTAAGgttgtggctgatctgtgtttgatctgCGTATGACTAAGTATTatgcaaacattttaatattttaatattttaataattaaatttttttcagttttaaaactttctttttaaaatgagaatattgtaataTGCTGAGTTACTGGGTTTAACTGAGAGATTTAATGGAGGAAATTAACTAAATGAAGTGTAGCTGCATATTTTAacctactttattagaaataaacatgccatcagctgtgtgtgtgactgagagaGCCTGGAGAACTAGATTCCTGCTAGACATCAGTAGAGTACATGGGTCcaactcaatttttttatttgtaatagcaGGGGTTTTTATCCCCAAAGGGGGTCCTGACATAGTCTCCTGGGGGGTGGTGAAGGTGATGCTAATTAAGGGCATAATCAGATCTGGACATTAACCAGAGTTTCTCTGAATCAGACCAACCCATTCACAATTCTACTAGACTCTTAATTTCAGTTTGATTTAGGGTAGCTCATGCATATCACAAGTATTTATGACATCATTTGCTTAAAAGGAGAGTGTTTTAGGCAGACCCGGAAGCGGGAATGTAAAGGTTATGTGCAGAAAGGCCTAATTTCTCTGCTAATATGGATTATTTTCACATACATTTCTAAAACACAACTACAGAGTCTCAAAAATCTCACTTTGCAAAAATCTAATTTCATGTGTTTTCTGACTGTTTAGACTATCATAACTAAATCTGGGTACAATCTAAATGTTTCCCAAAATCAGATTTGTCCTGGAAGTCTAAACGTAGTCTCTCTGTATAGAAGATGAAAGAGATTTCCTGAAGTTCAGGTTACATCACATCTAAGTGAAAGTGAAACCTTATCTTGTTTTGTTAAATAACTCTTTAATATGTCTCATTCGAGTTATATTTTCCCAACATATTTGCTGATAAATGCATATATTTAATCTTTGTTGCCTGATTTGTTTAGGCAtggctttatatttatttttctaacatGACTGCATCTGGAATCATGAAGCTACACTGGATTTTTCAAACAAGTAATGATCCTGAATTGAGGTACCTGCTCCCATCTGTGTTTCCTTTTGGTTGTTTTGTTGATGTTTACGCTCTtgtcttcctctcctcctcactGGTGTGTTTTGGTGGGTCCTATATGCTCCACCATCAATGTTCTCAGCTATGCTCTCCTCAGTAATAGCTGTCTTCTTGATAGCTTGCGTAGACATCAAGTTGCACAAGGAAGAGCTGCTGAGGAGTTAATACTGAAACTGACCCGGCTCTACAGTAGCTGTACTATAGGGGTTGTAATCTCTGAGGAAAATCCCTTGACAGCTGGGAACTTCCAAACTTGTTTAAATGTTTATCAGAGGACTGTGTGAAGGAATACTGTTGTTGTTCATTTAAGAACATTTGAATTCTTGTTAAAAGGTTTTCCCAGTGCCTTTACCGTCCTACATTTCTGTGGtttaagttaataataataacttaaacaTACTAGCTTATGATAATACGAGTACATTACAGGTTGTGTTCTATTCGGTTTTATGTAAAAGTATAATAGGAACAGAACATCCACAGTGTCATTTTGAAAAATCACTGAAAACCAAGAAATACTGTGTGGAAAACAGGACTGAGCACCACTCCACCACAGCAAGGGACAATTCAGCACAGGCTGTGGATGTACTGGCAGGTATTTGAAGAAAACCTGAGTTCCAAGAGAATAGCCAATTTAAAGGAGTaaatggtgtaaaattgacttttggtttagtaaaacatgataaagcgtaataacctttgttgaatagcacacctccgctctcccacatctttccgagatccagtaattttgtgctttttgcccagagctaaggcattaagaactttaaaagcgcacaagaagtttattaaaacccaatgtttacatcccgtagctttagcttcagcttcaggagccaccatcactgtactgatagtgaaagacatatatacatagactctgcatagcctgccccTATGTTTAATACACctgtaataatcacaactctaccaatttttacccgatttttacacagtttggtttgttacaaagtTTATTTACATCTGTAGTGAATTTACATTCTGTCTGTAgtggaaatatgtttttttttttggtccaaactcTTTACAGTCTAATTAATTAGAAAAATCATACaagtacctattttttttttagctgagatgtagtaatgatacatattacatattacaaatactaattacttttatgataaaatactttgttttatgttctttaacaaagacagacatatgatatggcatattaataagtgtataaagcggccgttgtacagagtgctgggcaaaaagagCACAAGATTACTGAATCTCAAAAAGCTGcgttagtactttttatcatgttttactacaccacaagtcaattttacaccagagttctcctttaagggcaGGGAGGCCTCTCATAAATACAACAGCATGTTAAAATCATGGGACAGAAAATACTATCATGGCCCATGACTTTTACCACGTCCCATGGAGGCTACAGAATGCTGTTTtcatctgtgggatatgtgtgtgggtttTGTGCATTGAATgcagatgtgatttctgccagagttgctcgTCTGTTCACCTGGACAATTCTTGCCAGACACCaacggtcacaatcattaccacctactgtcGCACTGTCCTGTGGGTGgtgatgccttctatgatgtattcccactacacacatgacactgtgtatTAAGTAATGTTAAATGCTCACACATCAAATGGAATGACCCATATATCTGGCACTTGCAATCAGGCCTTACTTAGACTCCCTGGCCTGCCATGAGCACATGGCATCTTAGTGTATAGAGAAGTGTAGAATGTAAAAATATGATCTATTCCAGATCTTAATATGGATTATCAAATTGGAATGTTTCCAGCTTGCAGGTCTCACTATATTGACCTGAATTTATGTGGCTCTGATAGAAAGGAGGCTCCCGCTCCCCTCTAGTGGTTCATTATATAAGCATTCTATATAAGCACTCATCCAAACTCTTATATTTCAGAGTTTCATACTTTGTACTTTTACAGCAGACTTATTGAAAAATGTGCTTTTCCTGtattttaaagatacatttacttaaagtcaatatacagaaaatatatgtttggtgctgttttaacacacacacacacacacacacacacaattaatctgaaaactgaatttaaaaatCTTTTGTCACTTGAATGTAGTTCAA
This genomic interval from Astyanax mexicanus isolate ESR-SI-001 chromosome 1, AstMex3_surface, whole genome shotgun sequence contains the following:
- the si:ch211-284e13.5 gene encoding zinc finger and SCAN domain-containing protein 21, whose amino-acid sequence is MSGAEESPGSAVLVAELSLSFRDELAASIQSALGVAVELAVAEVTKLVSQAMRDVRDQMHETLRDNKRLESRLLAAESELRSVHGRLAEAQRQAKAMIRVVDPGCSSANAQERDDSPATDVQDLSPERIAECLADLDRNYGARASREADDGRGDGYEGASSFCEIREDGSVCTQGLNPDLTDQESAGKQRVEATKCEPPDGEDYHSSQGSPSHFNQACVAPVEEPGGSADLMEGSALHEPCMSAPQVAVKLEKPEQCGDPECAPLSEQEEFGSDCLSLAQSRLLDDWRAELQLQNCQADPYTSSGSNALADPSIFPGEIPDLDFLTSPASSQPDPFPSPSRSHREAPSISNQVPNQLFPAHTSGPIQHLCKVCGQSFLRQVDLRKHRTIMHPKTSGVHHRKAPKHNLFPPGRSPYHCSQCGRDFNRMEHLKIHQRIHTGERPYVCTACSACFRHSWALTRHFRIHTGEMPYQCGQCGKTFRNCGGLKFHQRSHARGQVA